Within the Meiothermus sp. CFH 77666 genome, the region CAGCACTGGCGGTACCGACAACCGGAGCTACGGCTTCCGCATCTCCTACAGCTTCAGCTGGTAAGACCTGTCTGCAAGCACTACCCCGCCCGGAAGGGCGGGGTTTTTTTTATGGAAGAAGCACCAGTGGGATTTTAGCCCTTACGGCTCCAAAATGCCGTCGGTCCGTTGTGGCAATACGGCCCAGGCCCAGCTCTTCGGCAATAGCGATAACAGCGGCATCTACGAACCCCAGGTGGAGATCGGCATACTGCTGGTTGATCTCCAATACCCGCTCGTATCCATCCAGGGATAGTTCGGCCAGCTGATACACCCTCGAGGTGATGTCGTCTAGGAGCGCCAAAGGTGCCTGCCATCCCATGCGACGGCTTAGAAAATAATCCACCTCTGGGATGATTGGCGTGGGTAAAATCAATAGATCCGCCTCATCGAGGAGGGTTTTCGCCGAGTTGTGCCAGGAGTCACGGCGGTCGTAGTAGGCTACCAGTATTCCGCTGTCCAGGACAAGAACCACCAAATACCTCCCGCCGTTGGATAATGGCACGATCGAAAATCATTTAGGTATTGCGCCCGGAACATGATTTTCTGTCGCAGTCTGGATTCTTCTGTAGATCTCACATAGACGCAACTTAACTGTTCTCCTCATCGCCAAAACCCAGTTCACCCAGGATTTCCTCGAAGCGCTCGGCCCCATCGGTATGGCCGCTATCGAAAGCACCTGCATACTTAGAACGGGGCCTGGGGGGAAGGCTTTTGCGGAGGGCCTCGCGGATAACCTCGGCCATGGGCTTCTTTTGTCGGCGGGCCTCGAGCTTGAGATGAATCTCCAGCTCAGGGTCGAGGTAGATCGTGGTTCGCTTCATATGCTTATGTTAGCATACCTAGCAGGATTGTGTTCTGGTATGAACAGAACATACGGGCTAAAGGTAGACTGATAATCTATGTTCCGCTACCAGGGCCCTGAACCCAAAGGCGACCAGCCCAAGGCCATCGAGGGGCTGATCGAGGCGTTGCGCGACGGCGAGCGCTTCGTGACCCTGCTGGGGGCTACCGGCACCGGCAAGACCATCACGATGGCCCAGATCATTGCCCGCCTGAACCGCCCCGCGCTGGTGTTGGCGCCCAACAAGGTGCTGGCTGCCCAACTGGCTGCCGAGTTCCGCGAGCTTTTCCCCGAAAACGCGGTGGAGTTCTTCATCAGCTACTACGACTACTACCAGCCCGAAGCCTACGTGCCCGGGCGCGACCTGTACATCGAGAAAGACGCCGCCATCAACCCCGAAATTGAACGCCTGCGCCACTCCACCACCCGCAGCCTGCTCACCCGGCGCGATGTGATTGTGGTGGCCTCGGTCTCGGCCATCTATGGTTTGGGCAGCCCTGAAGACTACAAAAACATGAGCCTGATTGTGGAGGTGGGGCAGGACTACCCCCGCGAGGCCCTGATCGAGCGGCTGGTGGATTTGCAATACGAACGGGGCGACTTGCAACTGGAGGCGGGGCGCTTTAGGGCCAGAGGGGAGGTGCTCGAGGTCTGGCCGGCCTACGAGCAGGAGCCCATCCGCATCGAGCTTTTTGGCAACACCATTGACCGCGTAACGGTGGTGCATCCGGTTACGGGCGAGCGGCTCAAAGACCTGCCGGGGTTTGTACTGCTGGGGGCCAGCCACTACGCCACGCCGGAGTGGCGCTTGAAGCAGGCTATCCCGGAAATCAGGAAGGAGCTGGAGGAGCGCCTGAAGGTCTTCGAGGCCGAAGGCAAACTCCTGGAGGCCCAGCGGCTCAAGGAGCGCACCCTCTACGACCTCGAGATGCTCGAGGTGATGGGCACCTGCCCCGGCATCGAGAACTACAGCCGCTTTCTGTCGGGCAAGGCGCCGGGCG harbors:
- a CDS encoding PIN domain-containing protein is translated as MVLVLDSGILVAYYDRRDSWHNSAKTLLDEADLLILPTPIIPEVDYFLSRRMGWQAPLALLDDITSRVYQLAELSLDGYERVLEINQQYADLHLGFVDAAVIAIAEELGLGRIATTDRRHFGAVRAKIPLVLLP
- a CDS encoding CopG family transcriptional regulator, producing the protein MKRTTIYLDPELEIHLKLEARRQKKPMAEVIREALRKSLPPRPRSKYAGAFDSGHTDGAERFEEILGELGFGDEENS